TGCAAAATGCTATCCGCcattttgccatcaagctgatcgacgttttgccaacacacgcaaagaaattggtgtgcgtgtgtgtatacgtgtgcgtacatgggcagagaatatgcgagaaagcaGATGATGacaaagagaatgcaagcaAAAATCTGATATCTTAATACCGTCTAACCTGGcctgctgttaacagctgttcgcgtgagaccacctttttaattCACATTTGTCAATTAGGAAGTGTCCAGAAATTTGACAGCCTAGTGGCCATCATCATTGGCAGCCATCACCACAGAGTTGTATATTTgctttcgttgttgttgggcaaatgAGACAACCTTGTTAATCCAACCATGAGAGCTCTATTAGGCTGGCGCTAAATGTAACGTATCAGCCAAAGTTTGGCACCGTTGTTTTTGGTGTTTCCGTTCGTAATAACGGTTATCTGAGTAATTGACTCTGGGTTAaactgagtattctgttcagcttcaCAAAATAATAAGAGCagataaaaaagtattttggtATGGAACCAAAAACATAtaattgctgtcaaattccgctagATGAACAATTAATACAATAGtttccgcgactattccgaaaacAAAATAGAATTCCAATGGTTAGTGTTTAACGTTATATACAAGTCTGGGTTAaactgagtattctgttcagcttcaCAAaataataagtgcagataaaaaagtattttggtATGGAACCAAAAACATAtaattgctgtcaaattccgctagATGAACAATTAATACAATAGtttccgcgactattccgaaaacAAAATAGAATTCCAACGGTTAGTGTTTAACGTTTTACCGTTTTGTTATGTTTCCATGTTAAGATTCAAATGATGATTATGTTAATAAATGTTACATTTTATGTTTGAGCGTTATAACTGTTGAGCGGAGCGgaagtgtttttatttcgcaccccaaagaaaaaatatccATATCTCGAAATAGGTACAatctattacgaaaaattttaaagccttttcgGTGGTGTTGTTCTCCTCTCCTATAGGTTTGGGTGCCTTGGCCcttgtagtcgagagtaatgcttcaagcgcgcAACTAgacgtcagactaattaatgaggaagagacggataaagggtaaaggtggtgtttccgactcggactcagacagcgacggtgtcaatgaaacagtcatcgcagcagAATCGTGAGATGaggcagcgggatgacggcagaagtgagcaatggcattgctaagctcacaagcagaccgagaaagcgattcgaggcacgacgaaggagacagaggagtatgtaccggcagcgcagtCGGGGGAAactgcaggatgctggaagggatataactgtcattccaagcacttctatggAATCTCGAAAAAGAATCAAATCTCTCGAAGAGCAAAACACttctaaaatgctgaagaagaaaaagagctccccgctttcaagtactctggaaaaACCATCCCTCAATGGCGACCCCAAACAGTATCATGTgtaggtagacaaagtcggaacaggcaCGAAGGAAGCGTGCACGGCCCCCTAGTCtccatggaggactgtgacttccaaaaggaggccacagccatcacagaaGCGAAAGATGGTCGCGGAGAATAATAAGGatccgccctcttacgccagagtggcaaggaagcacaacaaagATGAGCTTACtaatgcagtcatcaatatcgtcggtcagatcatcggtcccaagtaaAGGATCTGGTTtacgatcggattttcgaacatgtgtaaagggtccacccatacaaatgagcTGTGAGTAtggaggggacatctttacgcaggtgactcaacaccgcccaacgtaCAGGGGGGGCGAAGACGAAACAATcaccgcctctctcaatattggaaaaactaggataagcaaagatcctaatactaaaacgtcaggcagtgcagtggcgagagacccaacacagcctaacacacagggacccgacgacttCAAGATTCCGAAGACTAGAATAGgttaagatcctaatattgaaacattaggcagagcAGCtataggagtctcaatgcagcctaacgaaaagGGAGTCAACGATGGTGCCATCAccaactcccaagaagcccatttacttaagatttggaagactaagataggcaaagatcccaatattgaaacatcgggccgtacagggaatggaaactcaatataacctaacgaacagggacccgacgatggaaccattatcgCCTTTATAAAGATTaggaagacaaggataggcaaagaaacttatacgatgacatcaggcaatgcagtgacaggaaagtcaatgcagtctaaataATAGGGATCCTTTCGACTCTCTGACACAGCCACTACGTCGCAGCTGCAATGGCTGTAGGGGAAACAAAGACAGATAGGAAAAGTGGTATTATTAGGGTGCggtgcgaactctcaccacatttcgtgggtgAGAGAGTTCGTTAGTATTAaaaaactctgccagggcttggccccggcagacctaataacacttaatattggtaacacctctacctttgttaataggattagggaggaggtatttgatgtgacgatatgtttggaaaatttaatcgatgaggttctgGATCCGAGTGTCTCCATCCTCTGACCATCGtcacattaggtttagaatagcatggccagcaccgaatccgataagcttccggaataactcagaagaagacttgggcaagatcaTTTAGATTGtttagaagacattgacgaaaatgtcaacagatttatatatatagcacAGTTCATTGAAACAATAAGATAACAAGAGCgccaaaacgtgcctcctggaagattttttgcgaacaggtcgatagcgtttatGATgcgccaaaataaaaaagtttctctcaaaaacccatgtctaaactgaaactttagtagtcgacatgggagtgagagcagagacaatggaagaaatgttgaggcttttgatgaaaacccatgttCCACATTATACgtagggactcacggagacaccagaatcttgACATAAAGGTGTTGATCGAAGATTTATAATTACGGAGTTTATGGTgcaggaatccttgaggagcttcaaaccatttaagtcacccggacctgatttCGTATTTTGCGGCGTTACtaaagaaagaggcagactatctggagGCCCACcaggccaatattttcacagcgtgcctgggacttgcttatattccgaaagcctggtagggggcaagggtggtattataatacccaagcccggcaaggcatgttatgcgacaccaaagacctaagacctataagccttacgtcctttctactcagaacaatggaacgtattgtgaacacCATGAAATAGGccaggacatccagcgaactactcaaatacaaacagcatgcctaagtCAAGGGAAAGTCCATGGacactgccctgcacgagattgtgcataaaatagaagaatccttcaatgccataacgtacacactggcggtatgtatTGACGTCGTGggtgcttttaacaatgtgcggaccgacacattgatccaatcgtTAATCGTTACCGTgtgaacccggtccttagagactggataaaccatatgctaaggaacaggtggataaattgtgtcccatgacataaatataaggaaaaaaatGGCACAAGgctcgccacagggggcatattattgccactcctatgtgtgaccaccataaatgacttattacgaatgatgactgaggagggatttaagcCCATTTAATACGCAGATGATACTTCTAAGGGGCAAGGAgctgaaccagctatgcagaagggccgaaaagggtcttacatatggcatatgactgggttagacccagaggtctcaatgttaacccagaggatactgaaatatgcctgtttaggaggaaaaattaaaaatggttGGTTTGTATTGTGTGAGTTATACAACAAATGTACACACACATTTGACGGAATAAGTCAACTAACTCTCAACTTTAAACGCGTTTCAAGACGCAAAACATATGATTCGAATGTTTTTATTCAACATTTGTTTTGCAGTCCGTaaattagagaaattttttaggGTTGAATATTGAACCTCATTATAAaccattttcattgaaattaacttTGAAAATTACATAAATAAGTCGGTTTTTAAAATTCGTGTGAAGCATGGTATGTAACTCAACCAAAAAACGCATGTGGGCGCATCTGTTTGCTTCAGCACACATAAGTACTTCGCGTGGTATGTAACTCCAGCTTTAATCGGTAAATAGATATGGCGCTTTCTTCCTCTTTTAGTCTGTCcttcaaattgaatgatgacacgATATATTTTCATAAACGGCGATAAAATTAGCCCCATAGCATGACGAAACAATTGCCAtacgccatcttgtcatcaagctggtAGACGTTTTACCAACACACACAGTGAATTTTATGTGCGTATGGGTATACacgtgcgtacatgagcagagaatatgcgagaaagaagataacaacaaagagaatgcaaacaaaaatctgtcaccTTAATACCAACAAACCTGGCCTGCTGTTTACAGCTGTTTGCGTAAGACCaccttttaaatccgccttggccgCTTAGCTAAACCGGGATAGCATTTTTCTCTTAatacaaactaagcgagaaaatccgaTCAATGGGTAATGGACGCGAACAACTGTTAGTAGATTTGTTTgcgaatttgcacaaatttttgagttcgcGAATATGCGTAATTATTACGCATCATGATGTTTCGTGTAAACTCCATATAAGGTATTTGTTAATCAGAGTTGCATTTGTTTGACATAAATTTCTCTTGTTGGTATTGTACTACCTCTATAGAACTACCTTGGTCAGCGAATTTATCTGATACGTCTGCGCTCACAATCATTTCTTACCGCCGTTTCTTCTATTCACAACTGCTACGAATTGTTTCCCCGATAATAATTCGATATAGATAAAGTCGATGACGCGAAAAAATTATCAATAAGGAATTATTgatttcaaatacaaaataacAACATACTTACTTCTCAGTTAAAAAACAATTGTGAACATGTCGGACCCCTTGCAGGATAGTGTAACTTCCCCTCATATTTCTTCTTTGAAATTCGCCAAATTGCACAGTCCCAAAATGAAAAGTGTATATTGGCGTCACTTTGGATTTCCCACGAGTGAAGACGACTGCATTATAACAAAGCAAAGCATAGTCTGCACCCTTTGCCATAAGGTATTAACCAATCATGGCAATACCACCAATCTACGGGCACACTTGCAGTACCGCCACAAGGAAATGTTTGATTTGTTGGTGCAGGAAAATGGCATCCGAGTGCCGCCACGAAAGCCAACATCAACCAAGCTAATTTCCAAGGTGAAGCGTGAACCAAagaaaccaaaaattaaaatggaatATTCCCCGCCGACATTGCACAGCACTATATCAAACGAATCAGCTGCTAACGATGAACACGATGAACAATCCATTCTTTATGAATCGGTGGTGCCGATGACTTATGACGACGATGATGTTATTGATAGTAATCATTTTacaaaaatcgaagtttcaaaTGCCAATGATATCAAGACGTCGTGTTCTGATCTATTGACAGTAAATAATCGCAATGAGCGGAAGTTTTGCATTACAACCAGCACCGCAGGAAACATTGAACATGAGTTGGGTATTGATGAGTACCAGATGCTGGAAGCTTTAGCCAATTTAGTTGTGAACGACATGCGGAACATTGAGTCATTGTACGATGAAGGAATGACAAAGTTTATTCGTTCCCTTTGCGGCAATGTTTCAGTGCCGGCTCTCAAAAAGGTAAGTACAGTTGAGCACATTTCAtgttgttttagcagtgtgttgtacactgaggcagccCTCGCTGATGAAGGACTTTTCTTTATATGCTAATTCGATTTTCAAATTACAAATATGTAGTCATTCTTTAAAATctgttatattttttgcatcaCTTCAGCAAAGGTATATCTATTTCTTGCAAAAGTCTGCCGTCCATGATTAGAAGTTGTCAACCCAGGATGTATATTTTCTTCCTCTAACAGTACTTGCTGGAACATTTACCGACATTATACTTTGCGAGTTTGTATTTGGGATTGCGCAGAATATGACCTTGGCAGTGTTGGCATTTTTgctaggttcctaccaaaattagtaattttttattctcttggaaGTTTAGTAGGCTGacttcaatttttggtaggttaattactgaaaacggttgcgttggctaggtcatgttgtcagaatggatgaagagccAACAGCAAAgatgtcttttgaaggcaactaTAGAAGAAAATGAGgaagtgcagaagatcgaggggcATGTACATATTTTCTACTTTCGGCCGGAGGAATACATTCtctgtaatggccaattaaagtaagtaatacTAGACTAGATTTTTTCGGTTCTACCAAAtatgcaaattgaaaattttgcccatgaacattccactaaggaacagggcaaacttctcacatatcaatgagtgcagtccgattcaagtttaagctcaatgatgaggggcctcctttttatagccgagtccgaaaggcgtgccgcagtgcaacacatcttgatgttgccaacattaggaggggaaaaccacagccgaacattttttctgatggtctcgtcaggattcgaacccaggcgttcagcgtcataggcggacatgctaacctctgcgctacggtggcctcaaaatatgcgtcagtaaaaaataatatgactaaaaaaaattaatatggtcagatccaacTATATCTGCCTTCAGATAATAcaattagataaaattttatctcaaatttgtaccgaattttcaacttttttacaAGGGTCATATTTTTGTCCAAGAACTGAATTCTtatataaactaaaaaaaaatttggaaaatcacATGGTAGTCAATGAACATAAACGGAATTTATGGCTGGAACACAAGTAGTAATGTAACTTATGTACCGGTTCAGGCAAGCTGTTAAGTCTGTCGAAACGGTACGAGAGGGcatcagtcacttttggcgacataACCGTGACACATCCGAAGAGGTGTGCcatgttgttcaaccgtcaatttattgtccaTCGCGCGAGCGGCAGGGCTAGAGCCATGCGTCGCATCCGTGGACTCCGAGTCgaagaacagccatcacaatttaccgtggacgaagtaaCAAGGGTCATCCGTGACGCCAATTCATCCAAGTCTtcaggccccgacggaatctctacactgatactgaagaatctggatcaacctggagtcgagtaccttacgacTGCTCTCaaactgtctttgaacactcgatgtttgaagatgggcagagtgatcccggtACTGAAGACTGGAAAGGGCCCGAGTAGGGgtgaaaagtttaaaattctttaacttttgcgTGTCGCTTTTGGGGAATTTATTTGCAGAGTTGAATTTTTAATACATGCGcatagtatgtaactccaccttaaTATTCAGGTCTGTCAGAATATCGCTTTTCGAAATGCGactggctgtctcctcagttatcacgtggaccacctccgTCAGGAGAGTAAAgttcctaccagtgcgaagacataactacatgcagagaccatccaaatcataatATTGTGGATAGATATTCACCGCTCAGAAGCCTTAAAGTAGATATATATGATCTAGAGCGGGGGGTCCAgcgctataagagagaacctctagatcaagcgtcgtatcaagcgggcctagacaactttcatgcagacatggtagtAGATGCGGTGAACAGCTACCGGTAAATgtaatccttggagaacgaccgcctctcattgcacctgaagatattgatctcccccggcaaatcagagtagttctggctcaattacgatccggcagatgcagccacctcaattcctatagagcaaggattgatgccaacgtgctgGATTTATGCCCCGATTGTGACAAGGGACCACACATTATCTGTctgtccagccagacccacaCGTCTCAGACCAAGAtctctctggacgcaccccaatTTTGTCGTGAAGTTCCTGGATAATCAGACGAAAGGTagaacactgctacaacaacaacaacattttgtacttttatacaaaaccaaaaaccaatCAAAATTCTTTGGGAATATTTTTTGGGGAAATTAACTTGTAATTGGTGATTTTTGGGAACAATAGATACAAACTGGTTTGGAGAtacaagaaaattaaaatgaaactgTATTTGTAAGATGCGCTACACAATTTCTTCTTTAATTAttagtaaaatttaatttggttGAAAAGTGTTCTAACCAAAAACGGAACGcgtccatagtggttggtgtgtgttgctatctctggttttccttttccattcgcaaagaaaatctccaatcattgGGCTcgactcgaaagagaaacaaactaaaattgtAATTAATGACCTTCGGCCTAACATgtaaaaaaacttgaaagtgcaaaattattttatttgactGAACGTTTGATTATTTGAATTATAAACGTAAtggtgtgaaaaaaaaaaaacattgtctcTGCCAAAGTTTCGCTTAATATGGTTCATCCAATTCCGAGATCTGGGGTGTTTGTTTACTGTAAGAAGAAGTAGGGTTCGCATCTCTTCGGATGTCCAAAAATGAAGAACCTTATTTTGATCGGAGATTCAAACTGCCAAGGTGTAAAATTTGCAGGAAAATTGGTTTTGtcggttttgagtctatacgccacaaactaacaaacaaacaacaaccctTTCGATTTTATATTGGAGAAGATATAGAAAATCCCAACAAATAATTTGAATTATCCTTTATATTTTCAGGTTGAAACCTACCTTAAAGAAGTACATAGCGATAAACAGACAACTCTGGCAGACCAAATTAAGGTTCACTCCCAAATCAAGCCCTTTTCGTTGGGTTTTGAAATATGGGAAAATGTAGAACAGAAACATTTTTTGTCAATCTACTTCAATTACGCCACTGAAGCTCCTGATTATAACTTGGTGAATCAAATTTATTGCACAATTGAATATAATAAATTCACGGTCATCGATACGATTTTCGAagattttaatttaaacaattGTACGGCAGCAATCGTGAATTGTGACTATGATGAATATCTTAAACATTTTCTAAGTGAAAAGAGTAAGTAAGAATGTTAAATAAATGAGAACGTTACATACAAATATTCACTACTAATTT
The Stomoxys calcitrans chromosome 3, idStoCalc2.1, whole genome shotgun sequence genome window above contains:
- the LOC106088744 gene encoding uncharacterized protein LOC106088744, producing MSDPLQDSVTSPHISSLKFAKLHSPKMKSVYWRHFGFPTSEDDCIITKQSIVCTLCHKVLTNHGNTTNLRAHLQYRHKEMFDLLVQENGIRVPPRKPTSTKLISKVKREPKKPKIKMEYSPPTLHSTISNESAANDEHDEQSILYESVVPMTYDDDDVIDSNHFTKIEVSNANDIKTSCSDLLTVNNRNERKFCITTSTAGNIEHELGIDEYQMLEALANLVVNDMRNIESLYDEGMTKFIRSLCGNVSVPALKKVETYLKEVHSDKQTTLADQIKVHSQIKPFSLGFEIWENVEQKHFLSIYFNYATEAPDYNLVNQIYCTIEYNKFTVIDTIFEDFNLNNCTAAIVNCDYDEYLKHFLSEKNIPIILSYDTIVNHCIKNVMELPGVASIIEEIKDTLMRYHLEISSKGVEIPQICSDFPWTYYELLKFFSETLSWPEDVEALVASSKIVYDILSTLAVTVDTLRGEEIPLSSMLSPITSKVLSKKLMLVDGDDNFAATIKDTISTTLDKLVLSDIHLTISALLDPRFHRLININNYNACVQILTEKFDRIVDSQGISPTKPSPRPVNYGVKSSPGAMSKKSNLELFFDLTESPVEQPVAHEASSVETDLKRYRSDVYVPLDESPFLWWNKMSHLYSTLKHLAVQYQCLPCVVNMNYKKPIKQQIDEHQKRFMLTGNLIDAILFLHYN